One stretch of Miscanthus floridulus cultivar M001 chromosome 18, ASM1932011v1, whole genome shotgun sequence DNA includes these proteins:
- the LOC136522114 gene encoding myosin-11-like isoform X2, which produces MGTKVNIIVGSHVWAEDPNTCWVDGEVVKINGEEAEIQATNGKKIVANLSKLYPKDMEAAAGGVDDMTKLSYLHEPGVLQNLAIRYELNEIYTYTGNILIAVNPFQRLPHLYDPHMMQQYKGAPFGELSPHVFAVADVAYRAMINENKSNAILVSGESGAGKTETTKMLMRYLAYLGGRAATEGRTVEQQVLESNPVLEAFGNAKTVRNNNSSRFGKFVEIQFDKHGRISGAAIRTYLLERSRVCQISDPERNYHCFYLLCAAPQEDVEKYKLGNPKTFHYLNQSNCYELVGVSDAHEYLATRRAMDIVGISTQEQDAIFRVVAAILHIGNIEFSKGKEVDSSVLKDEKSKFHLETTAELLMCNPGALEDALCKRVMVTPEEVIKRSLDPYNATISRDGLAKTIYSRLFDWLVDKINSSIGQDASSKCLIGVLDIYGFESFKANSFEQFCINYTNEKLQQHFNQHVFKMEQEEYTKEQIDWSYIEFVDNQDVLDLIEKKPGGVITLLDEACMFPKSTHETFAQKLYQTFQKHKRFVKPKLSRTDFTICHYAGEVLYQSDQFLDKNKDYVVAEHQELLSASKCSFISGLFPPPPEETSKSSKFSSIGARFKQQLQALMDTLNSTEPHYIRCVKPNNVLKPAIFENVNVMQQLRCGGVLEAIRISCAGYPTRRTFYEFLHRFGILAPEALEGNSDEKVACKRILEKKGLLGFQIGKTKVFLRAGQMAEIDARRTEVLSAAAKTIQGKMRTHIMRKKFLSLRKASVCVQAIWRGRLACKLYDNMRREAAAIKVQKNQRRHQARRSYKLHYASILVVQTALRAMAARKEFRFKKQSTGAVTIQARYRCHRAHKYHKKLKWAAIVAQCRWRGRIARKELKKLKMEARETGALKEAKDKLEKKVEELTWRVQLEKRLRTDLEEAKAQELSKMQSSMEALQAKLDEASTKLAKEREAAKTIEEAPPVVKETQVIVQDTEKINSLTTEVQELKTSLQSEKQRADDLEKKRSEEEQANEEKQKKLDETENKMRQFQDYLRRLEEKLANVESENKVLRQQAVSMAPSKILSGRSKSNLQRSSENVQVSSNDLKITPESNNTSSPKKEYDIDDKPQKSLNEKQQENQDLLIRCIAQHLGYAGNRPVAACIIYKCLLHWRSFEVERTSVFDRIIQTVGHAIETQDNNEVLAYWLSNASTLLLLLQRTLKASGSTGMAPQRRRSSSATLFGRMTQSFRGAPQGVNLSLINGSMVTGVETLRQVEAKYPALLFKQQLTAYVEKIYGMIRDNLKKEISPLLGLCIQAPRTSRASLMKGSSRSNTNTAAQQALIAHWQGIVKSLGNFVNILKVNNVPPFLVRKVFTQIFSFINVQLFNSLLLRRECCSFSNGEYVKAGLAELEHWCYRATDEYAGLAWDELKHIKQAIGFLVIHQKPKKTFDEISHDLCPVLSIQQLYRISTMYWDDKYGTHSVSPEVISNMRVLMTEDSNNPVSNSFLLDDDSSIPFSVDDISKSMQQIDISDIEPPPLIRENSGFVFLLPPPE; this is translated from the exons ATG GGGACCAAAGTTAATATAATCGTGGGGTCTCATGTGTGGGCTGAAGATCCCAATACTTGCTGGGTCGATGGAGAGGTGGTTAAGATCAATGGCGAAGAGGCTGAGATCCAGGCAACCAATGGGAAAAAG ATTGTTGCGAATTTGTCAAAACTATATCCCAAAGATATGGAAGCAGCTGCTGGTGGAGTTGATGACATGACAAAGCTCTCCTATCTCCATGAACCAGGAGTGCTGCAGAATTTGGCGATCAGATACGAGCTTAACGAAATCTAT ACATACACTGGCAATATTCTCATTGCTGTAAATCCTTTCCAAAGGCTGCCCCATTTATATGATCCGCATATGATGCAACAGTATAAGGGTGCTCCATTTGGAGAGTTAAGTCCACATGTTTTTGCTGTGGCAGATGTTGCGTACAG AGCTATGAttaatgaaaataagagcaatgccATTCTTGTGAGTGGTGAGAGTGGTGCTGGAAAAACAGAAACAACAAAAATGCTTATGAGATATCTTGCCTATTTGGGTGGCCGAGCTGCAACTGAAGGAAGAACAGTAGAGCAACAAGTTCTCGAG TCAAATCCAGTTCTTGAAGCTTTTGGCAATGCAAAAACTGTGAGAAATAACAATTCTAG TCGGTTTGGTAAGTTTGTTGAGATTCAGTTTGATAAGCATGGGAGGATCTCTGGTGCTGCTATCAGAACTTACCTTCTAGAAAGATCACGTGTATGCCAAATATCCGACCCAGAGCGCAACTACCACTGCTTTTATCTCCTTTGTGCAGCACCACAGGAG GACGTCGAAAAGTACAAATTAGGAAATCCTAAGACTTTCCACTATCTCAATCAATCAAATTGCTATGAGTTGGTTGGGGTAAGTGATGCCCATGAATATTTAGCTACCAGAAGAGCAATGGATATTGTTGGTATTAGTACTCAGGAACAG GATGCTATTTTCAGGGTTGTTGCTGCTATCCTTCATATTGGCAATATCGAATTTTCCAAGGGGAAAGAAGTTGATTCCTCTGTCCTGAAAGATGAAAAATCTAAGTTTCATCTTGAAACAACTGCTGAGCTTCTTAT GTGTAATCCTGGAGCCTTGGAAGATGCTCTTTGCAAGCGTGTCATGGTAACACCAGAGGAGGTTATAAAAAGGAGCCTTGATCCTTACAATGCAACCATTAGCAGGGATGGTCTAGCAAAGACAATATACTCTCGCTTGTTTGACTG GCTTGTTGACAAAATCAATAGTTCCATTGGGCAAGATGCTAGTTCTAAATGTCTTATTGGTGTGCTGGACATCTATGGTTTCGAGAGCTTCAAGGCCAACAG CTTCGAACAGTTCTGCATTAACTATACAAATGAGAAATTGCAGCAACATTTCAATCAG CACGTTTTCAAGATGGAACAAGAGGAGTACACTAAAGAACAAATTGATTGGAGTTATATTGAGTTTGTCGATAATCAAGATGTTCTTGACCTTATTGAGAAG AAGCCTGGTGGTGTTATTACActtcttgatgaagcatg TATGTTTCCCAAGTCAACACACGAGACGTTTGCCCAGAAGCTGTACCAGACATTTCAAAAGCACAAACGATTTGTGAAGCCAAAGTTATCTCGCACCGATTTTACAATTTGTCACTATGCTGGAGAG GTGTTGTATCAGTCTGATCAATTCCTTGACAAAAATAAAGACTATGTCGTGGCAGAGCACCAGGAACTGCTAAGTGCTTCTAAATGCTCGTTTATCTCTGGATTATTTCCACCTCCGCCAGAGGAAACGTCTAAATCTTCCAAGTTCTCTTCCATTGGAGCTCGCTTTAAG CAACAACTTCAAGCCCTTATGGATACATTAAACTCTACAGAGCCTCACTATATCAGATGCGTGAAGCCAAATAATGTTCTAAAACCAGCGATTTTTGAGAATGTCAATGTCATGCAACAGTTGCGATGTGGT GGTGTACTTGAGGCTATCAGGATCAGTTGTGCCGGGTATCCGACACGTCGCACATTTTATGAGTTTTTGCATCGTTTTGGAATACTTGCACCTGAGGCCCTTGAAGGGAA TAGCGATGAAAAAGTTGCATGCAAGAGGATTTTGGAAAAAAAGGGCCTTTTAGGCTTTCAG ATAGgtaaaacaaaagtttttctgAGAGCCGGCCAGATGGCTGAAATAGATGCTAGGAGGACTGAAGTACTCAGTGCTGCGGCAAAAACAATTCAGGGGAAAATGCGGACACATATCATGCGAAAGAAGTTCCTTTCTTTGAGGAAGGCATCTGTATGTGTTCAGGCCATATGGAGAG GAAGATTGGCTTGTAAACTGTATGATAACATGCGAAGGGAAGCAGCTGCCATCAAAGTTCAGAAAAACCAACGTAGGCATCAGGCAAGAAGATCGTACAAGCTCCACTATGCTTCTATTCTTGTAGTGCAAACTGCATTGCGAGCAATGGCAGCACGAAAGGAGTTCAGATTCAAGAAGCAATCTACGGGAGCAGTTACAATTCAG GCTCGTTATAGGTGCCATAGGGCTCATAAGTACCATAAGAAGTTGAAATGGGCAGCCATTGTTGCACAATGCAGATGGAGGGGAAGAATTGCAAGGAAAGAACTAAAGAAACTCAAAATG GAAGCAAGAGAAACAGGTGCACTCAAGGAAGCAAAGGATAAACTCGAAAAGAAAGTGGAAGAACTTACATGGCGTGTGCAGTTAGAGAAACGACTAAGG ACAGACTTGGAAGAAGCAAAAGCACAGGAGTTGTCAAAAATGCAGAGCTCTATGGAAGCATTACAAGCTAAACTGGATGAGGCAAGCACAAAGCTTGCCAAGGAGCGAGAAGCTGCCAAGACTATTGAAGAAGCGCCTCCTGTAGTGAAGGAAACTCAGGTCATTGTCCAAGACACCGAAAAGATTAATTCGTTGACAACAGAAGTTCAAGAACTTAAG ACTTCATTACAATCAGAAAAACAAAGAGCTGATGATTTAGAAAAGAAACGTTCTGAAGAGGAACAAGCAAATGAAGAAAAGCAAAAGAAACTGGATGAGACTGAAAACAAAATGCGTCAATTTCAGGACTACCTGAGAAG GTTAGAAGAGAAACTCGCTAATGTAGAATCTGAAAATAAAGTGCTTCGTCAGCAAGCTGTCTCAATGGCTCCAAGCAAAATTCTTTCTGGCCGCTCCAAGTCCAATTTACAA AGAAGCTCTGAAAATGTTCAAGTATCAAGCAATGATCTAAAAATAACCCCA GAATCCAATAATACGTCCTCACCTAAAAAGGAATATGATATTGATGATAAGCCACAGAAGTCACTTAACGAAAAGCAGCAG GAGAATCAAGATCTATTAATTAGGTGCATCGCACAACATTTAGGCTATGCTGGGAATAGGCCAGTTGCTGCTTGTATTATATACAAATGCCTTCTTCACTGGAGATCATTTGAAGTAGAACGGACAAGTGTTTTTGATCGCATCATTCAAACCGTTGGACATGCAATTGAG ACACAAGACAACAATGAAGTCCTAGCATACTGGCTTTCAAATGCTTCGACGCTATTGCTGCTGCTTCAACGGACATTAAAGGCGAGTGGATCAACTGGTATGGCTCCACAGCGTCGACGGTCATCTTCTGCTACACTTTTTGGACGAATGACGCAG AGCTTCAGAGGAGCGCCACAAGGTGTAAATCTTTCTCTCATAAATGGAAGCATGGTTACTGGAGTTGAAACTCTGAGACAAGTCGAAGCCAAGTATCCCGCTTTACTGTTTAAACAGCAGCTTACAGCATACGTGGAGAAGATATATGGAATGATCCGGGATAATTTGAAGAAAGAGATATCTCCCTTGCTTGGCTTGTGCATTCAG GCCCCGAGAACATCAAGGGCAAGCTTAATGAAAGGGTCTTCACGTTCAAACACTAATACTGCTGCCCAACAAGCTTTGATTGCTCACTGGCAAGGGATTGTGAAGAGCCTAGGAAATTTTGTGAACATACTGAAAGTGAACAAT GTCCCTCCATTCTTGGTGCGAAAAGTATTCACTCAGATATTCTCATTTATCAATGTACAACTATTTAACAG TTTACTACTGAGAAGGGAGTGCTGTTCATTCAGTAATGGCGAGTATGTAAAAGCAGGATTAGCTGAACTTGAACATTGGTGCTATAGGGCTACTGATGAG TATGCAGGTTTAGCCTGGGATGAGCTTAAACATATTAAACAAGCTATTGGTTTCCTG GTAATTCATCAAAAGCCAAAGAAAACATTCGATGAAATAAGTCACGACCTTTGTCCG GTACTTAGTATACAACAACTATACAGGATTAGTACTATGTACTGGGATGACAAGTATGGAACGCATAGTGTCTCTCCAGAG GTAATATCAAACATGAGAGTATTAATGACAGAAGACTCCAACAATCCTGTAAGCAATTCATTCCTCCTGGATGATGACTCGAG CATACCATTCTCTGTGGATGACATATCCAAATCGATGCAGCAGATTGACATATCTGACATTGAGCCACCTCCATTGATCCGGGAGAACTCTGGTTTTGTATTCTTGTTGCCGCCGCCTGAATAG
- the LOC136522114 gene encoding myosin-11-like isoform X1, producing the protein MQGTKVNIIVGSHVWAEDPNTCWVDGEVVKINGEEAEIQATNGKKIVANLSKLYPKDMEAAAGGVDDMTKLSYLHEPGVLQNLAIRYELNEIYTYTGNILIAVNPFQRLPHLYDPHMMQQYKGAPFGELSPHVFAVADVAYRAMINENKSNAILVSGESGAGKTETTKMLMRYLAYLGGRAATEGRTVEQQVLESNPVLEAFGNAKTVRNNNSSRFGKFVEIQFDKHGRISGAAIRTYLLERSRVCQISDPERNYHCFYLLCAAPQEDVEKYKLGNPKTFHYLNQSNCYELVGVSDAHEYLATRRAMDIVGISTQEQDAIFRVVAAILHIGNIEFSKGKEVDSSVLKDEKSKFHLETTAELLMCNPGALEDALCKRVMVTPEEVIKRSLDPYNATISRDGLAKTIYSRLFDWLVDKINSSIGQDASSKCLIGVLDIYGFESFKANSFEQFCINYTNEKLQQHFNQHVFKMEQEEYTKEQIDWSYIEFVDNQDVLDLIEKKPGGVITLLDEACMFPKSTHETFAQKLYQTFQKHKRFVKPKLSRTDFTICHYAGEVLYQSDQFLDKNKDYVVAEHQELLSASKCSFISGLFPPPPEETSKSSKFSSIGARFKQQLQALMDTLNSTEPHYIRCVKPNNVLKPAIFENVNVMQQLRCGGVLEAIRISCAGYPTRRTFYEFLHRFGILAPEALEGNSDEKVACKRILEKKGLLGFQIGKTKVFLRAGQMAEIDARRTEVLSAAAKTIQGKMRTHIMRKKFLSLRKASVCVQAIWRGRLACKLYDNMRREAAAIKVQKNQRRHQARRSYKLHYASILVVQTALRAMAARKEFRFKKQSTGAVTIQARYRCHRAHKYHKKLKWAAIVAQCRWRGRIARKELKKLKMEARETGALKEAKDKLEKKVEELTWRVQLEKRLRTDLEEAKAQELSKMQSSMEALQAKLDEASTKLAKEREAAKTIEEAPPVVKETQVIVQDTEKINSLTTEVQELKTSLQSEKQRADDLEKKRSEEEQANEEKQKKLDETENKMRQFQDYLRRLEEKLANVESENKVLRQQAVSMAPSKILSGRSKSNLQRSSENVQVSSNDLKITPESNNTSSPKKEYDIDDKPQKSLNEKQQENQDLLIRCIAQHLGYAGNRPVAACIIYKCLLHWRSFEVERTSVFDRIIQTVGHAIETQDNNEVLAYWLSNASTLLLLLQRTLKASGSTGMAPQRRRSSSATLFGRMTQSFRGAPQGVNLSLINGSMVTGVETLRQVEAKYPALLFKQQLTAYVEKIYGMIRDNLKKEISPLLGLCIQAPRTSRASLMKGSSRSNTNTAAQQALIAHWQGIVKSLGNFVNILKVNNVPPFLVRKVFTQIFSFINVQLFNSLLLRRECCSFSNGEYVKAGLAELEHWCYRATDEYAGLAWDELKHIKQAIGFLVIHQKPKKTFDEISHDLCPVLSIQQLYRISTMYWDDKYGTHSVSPEVISNMRVLMTEDSNNPVSNSFLLDDDSSIPFSVDDISKSMQQIDISDIEPPPLIRENSGFVFLLPPPE; encoded by the exons ATGCAGGGGACCAAAGTTAATATAATCGTGGGGTCTCATGTGTGGGCTGAAGATCCCAATACTTGCTGGGTCGATGGAGAGGTGGTTAAGATCAATGGCGAAGAGGCTGAGATCCAGGCAACCAATGGGAAAAAG ATTGTTGCGAATTTGTCAAAACTATATCCCAAAGATATGGAAGCAGCTGCTGGTGGAGTTGATGACATGACAAAGCTCTCCTATCTCCATGAACCAGGAGTGCTGCAGAATTTGGCGATCAGATACGAGCTTAACGAAATCTAT ACATACACTGGCAATATTCTCATTGCTGTAAATCCTTTCCAAAGGCTGCCCCATTTATATGATCCGCATATGATGCAACAGTATAAGGGTGCTCCATTTGGAGAGTTAAGTCCACATGTTTTTGCTGTGGCAGATGTTGCGTACAG AGCTATGAttaatgaaaataagagcaatgccATTCTTGTGAGTGGTGAGAGTGGTGCTGGAAAAACAGAAACAACAAAAATGCTTATGAGATATCTTGCCTATTTGGGTGGCCGAGCTGCAACTGAAGGAAGAACAGTAGAGCAACAAGTTCTCGAG TCAAATCCAGTTCTTGAAGCTTTTGGCAATGCAAAAACTGTGAGAAATAACAATTCTAG TCGGTTTGGTAAGTTTGTTGAGATTCAGTTTGATAAGCATGGGAGGATCTCTGGTGCTGCTATCAGAACTTACCTTCTAGAAAGATCACGTGTATGCCAAATATCCGACCCAGAGCGCAACTACCACTGCTTTTATCTCCTTTGTGCAGCACCACAGGAG GACGTCGAAAAGTACAAATTAGGAAATCCTAAGACTTTCCACTATCTCAATCAATCAAATTGCTATGAGTTGGTTGGGGTAAGTGATGCCCATGAATATTTAGCTACCAGAAGAGCAATGGATATTGTTGGTATTAGTACTCAGGAACAG GATGCTATTTTCAGGGTTGTTGCTGCTATCCTTCATATTGGCAATATCGAATTTTCCAAGGGGAAAGAAGTTGATTCCTCTGTCCTGAAAGATGAAAAATCTAAGTTTCATCTTGAAACAACTGCTGAGCTTCTTAT GTGTAATCCTGGAGCCTTGGAAGATGCTCTTTGCAAGCGTGTCATGGTAACACCAGAGGAGGTTATAAAAAGGAGCCTTGATCCTTACAATGCAACCATTAGCAGGGATGGTCTAGCAAAGACAATATACTCTCGCTTGTTTGACTG GCTTGTTGACAAAATCAATAGTTCCATTGGGCAAGATGCTAGTTCTAAATGTCTTATTGGTGTGCTGGACATCTATGGTTTCGAGAGCTTCAAGGCCAACAG CTTCGAACAGTTCTGCATTAACTATACAAATGAGAAATTGCAGCAACATTTCAATCAG CACGTTTTCAAGATGGAACAAGAGGAGTACACTAAAGAACAAATTGATTGGAGTTATATTGAGTTTGTCGATAATCAAGATGTTCTTGACCTTATTGAGAAG AAGCCTGGTGGTGTTATTACActtcttgatgaagcatg TATGTTTCCCAAGTCAACACACGAGACGTTTGCCCAGAAGCTGTACCAGACATTTCAAAAGCACAAACGATTTGTGAAGCCAAAGTTATCTCGCACCGATTTTACAATTTGTCACTATGCTGGAGAG GTGTTGTATCAGTCTGATCAATTCCTTGACAAAAATAAAGACTATGTCGTGGCAGAGCACCAGGAACTGCTAAGTGCTTCTAAATGCTCGTTTATCTCTGGATTATTTCCACCTCCGCCAGAGGAAACGTCTAAATCTTCCAAGTTCTCTTCCATTGGAGCTCGCTTTAAG CAACAACTTCAAGCCCTTATGGATACATTAAACTCTACAGAGCCTCACTATATCAGATGCGTGAAGCCAAATAATGTTCTAAAACCAGCGATTTTTGAGAATGTCAATGTCATGCAACAGTTGCGATGTGGT GGTGTACTTGAGGCTATCAGGATCAGTTGTGCCGGGTATCCGACACGTCGCACATTTTATGAGTTTTTGCATCGTTTTGGAATACTTGCACCTGAGGCCCTTGAAGGGAA TAGCGATGAAAAAGTTGCATGCAAGAGGATTTTGGAAAAAAAGGGCCTTTTAGGCTTTCAG ATAGgtaaaacaaaagtttttctgAGAGCCGGCCAGATGGCTGAAATAGATGCTAGGAGGACTGAAGTACTCAGTGCTGCGGCAAAAACAATTCAGGGGAAAATGCGGACACATATCATGCGAAAGAAGTTCCTTTCTTTGAGGAAGGCATCTGTATGTGTTCAGGCCATATGGAGAG GAAGATTGGCTTGTAAACTGTATGATAACATGCGAAGGGAAGCAGCTGCCATCAAAGTTCAGAAAAACCAACGTAGGCATCAGGCAAGAAGATCGTACAAGCTCCACTATGCTTCTATTCTTGTAGTGCAAACTGCATTGCGAGCAATGGCAGCACGAAAGGAGTTCAGATTCAAGAAGCAATCTACGGGAGCAGTTACAATTCAG GCTCGTTATAGGTGCCATAGGGCTCATAAGTACCATAAGAAGTTGAAATGGGCAGCCATTGTTGCACAATGCAGATGGAGGGGAAGAATTGCAAGGAAAGAACTAAAGAAACTCAAAATG GAAGCAAGAGAAACAGGTGCACTCAAGGAAGCAAAGGATAAACTCGAAAAGAAAGTGGAAGAACTTACATGGCGTGTGCAGTTAGAGAAACGACTAAGG ACAGACTTGGAAGAAGCAAAAGCACAGGAGTTGTCAAAAATGCAGAGCTCTATGGAAGCATTACAAGCTAAACTGGATGAGGCAAGCACAAAGCTTGCCAAGGAGCGAGAAGCTGCCAAGACTATTGAAGAAGCGCCTCCTGTAGTGAAGGAAACTCAGGTCATTGTCCAAGACACCGAAAAGATTAATTCGTTGACAACAGAAGTTCAAGAACTTAAG ACTTCATTACAATCAGAAAAACAAAGAGCTGATGATTTAGAAAAGAAACGTTCTGAAGAGGAACAAGCAAATGAAGAAAAGCAAAAGAAACTGGATGAGACTGAAAACAAAATGCGTCAATTTCAGGACTACCTGAGAAG GTTAGAAGAGAAACTCGCTAATGTAGAATCTGAAAATAAAGTGCTTCGTCAGCAAGCTGTCTCAATGGCTCCAAGCAAAATTCTTTCTGGCCGCTCCAAGTCCAATTTACAA AGAAGCTCTGAAAATGTTCAAGTATCAAGCAATGATCTAAAAATAACCCCA GAATCCAATAATACGTCCTCACCTAAAAAGGAATATGATATTGATGATAAGCCACAGAAGTCACTTAACGAAAAGCAGCAG GAGAATCAAGATCTATTAATTAGGTGCATCGCACAACATTTAGGCTATGCTGGGAATAGGCCAGTTGCTGCTTGTATTATATACAAATGCCTTCTTCACTGGAGATCATTTGAAGTAGAACGGACAAGTGTTTTTGATCGCATCATTCAAACCGTTGGACATGCAATTGAG ACACAAGACAACAATGAAGTCCTAGCATACTGGCTTTCAAATGCTTCGACGCTATTGCTGCTGCTTCAACGGACATTAAAGGCGAGTGGATCAACTGGTATGGCTCCACAGCGTCGACGGTCATCTTCTGCTACACTTTTTGGACGAATGACGCAG AGCTTCAGAGGAGCGCCACAAGGTGTAAATCTTTCTCTCATAAATGGAAGCATGGTTACTGGAGTTGAAACTCTGAGACAAGTCGAAGCCAAGTATCCCGCTTTACTGTTTAAACAGCAGCTTACAGCATACGTGGAGAAGATATATGGAATGATCCGGGATAATTTGAAGAAAGAGATATCTCCCTTGCTTGGCTTGTGCATTCAG GCCCCGAGAACATCAAGGGCAAGCTTAATGAAAGGGTCTTCACGTTCAAACACTAATACTGCTGCCCAACAAGCTTTGATTGCTCACTGGCAAGGGATTGTGAAGAGCCTAGGAAATTTTGTGAACATACTGAAAGTGAACAAT GTCCCTCCATTCTTGGTGCGAAAAGTATTCACTCAGATATTCTCATTTATCAATGTACAACTATTTAACAG TTTACTACTGAGAAGGGAGTGCTGTTCATTCAGTAATGGCGAGTATGTAAAAGCAGGATTAGCTGAACTTGAACATTGGTGCTATAGGGCTACTGATGAG TATGCAGGTTTAGCCTGGGATGAGCTTAAACATATTAAACAAGCTATTGGTTTCCTG GTAATTCATCAAAAGCCAAAGAAAACATTCGATGAAATAAGTCACGACCTTTGTCCG GTACTTAGTATACAACAACTATACAGGATTAGTACTATGTACTGGGATGACAAGTATGGAACGCATAGTGTCTCTCCAGAG GTAATATCAAACATGAGAGTATTAATGACAGAAGACTCCAACAATCCTGTAAGCAATTCATTCCTCCTGGATGATGACTCGAG CATACCATTCTCTGTGGATGACATATCCAAATCGATGCAGCAGATTGACATATCTGACATTGAGCCACCTCCATTGATCCGGGAGAACTCTGGTTTTGTATTCTTGTTGCCGCCGCCTGAATAG